Proteins from a single region of Gemmatirosa kalamazoonensis:
- a CDS encoding neutral/alkaline non-lysosomal ceramidase N-terminal domain-containing protein, translating into MRPRRIAWLVAACVACIASACSHTTPLLRALAPLGCELSETCNAAAPVVVPAYRLGTATWHPGRLVAGAARVDITPPVGFPTGGHGPAGGFARAYWTRLHARAFFFADADGRPLILVSCDLFAVPGGLAAAVSRAVAERWADSGLVVPPEAVVIAATHTHQGPGNFLTAAIYNQFAATYQGFDAALFDFLVGRVTLAVDSAIADARHGGAATLVRQSARLPDTLLLNRSPETFLANWNAQALLDRLEPREVKCAPTIERGEALATGWTLPGCPRRRAADPTATVLSVERAGRRVASLVFVAVHPTVLDHGAPLYSSDFLGQAVSTMERRGGEIVGVFNGAEGDVVPSRGARDMREVRRVADAMTTALDAVRAAPRDTIVVASIDARRALLVPGADYGGALRLPADAVVGVPALGGAEDDRQVLHALGWHEGVIRVPREGQGLKQPALDADLVPLRLTPLFAPRWKFPAELPVTLARLGTLRIAAVPLEMSTALGLALRDSLGGGPLELVGLANEYASYTATADEYARQDYMGASTLWGAGEGGALIAALRCLTGAPMVDCARLVRADPTVVPARTYRPGKKPDASAGANRVGASWVGDSLPAPDDGFADVLRDVRGAPARALPYFEWTETVAVRDEFDAAAARRVEILEQRGDGWVVRTTPRGTPDDDGDAGVLTVLRQGRTASADAGDAHRWAAIWLAPALEDALPAGTYKFRVTVQHAGTTVVHESCPFRVRWPAARREQARTNCA; encoded by the coding sequence GTGAGGCCACGCCGCATCGCGTGGCTCGTCGCGGCATGCGTCGCGTGCATCGCGTCGGCGTGCTCGCATACCACGCCGCTGCTGCGGGCGCTCGCGCCGCTCGGCTGCGAGCTGTCGGAGACGTGCAACGCGGCGGCGCCGGTGGTGGTGCCGGCGTATCGGTTAGGCACCGCGACGTGGCATCCGGGACGGCTCGTCGCCGGCGCAGCGCGCGTGGACATCACGCCGCCGGTGGGCTTCCCGACGGGCGGGCACGGGCCGGCGGGCGGCTTCGCGCGCGCGTACTGGACCCGCCTCCACGCGCGCGCGTTCTTCTTCGCCGATGCCGACGGACGCCCGCTGATCCTGGTGTCGTGCGATCTGTTCGCGGTGCCCGGCGGGCTCGCCGCGGCGGTGAGCCGCGCGGTCGCCGAGCGATGGGCGGACTCGGGGCTCGTCGTCCCGCCCGAAGCGGTCGTCATCGCGGCGACGCACACGCATCAGGGGCCGGGGAACTTCCTCACCGCGGCGATCTACAACCAGTTCGCCGCGACGTACCAGGGGTTCGACGCGGCGCTGTTCGACTTCCTCGTCGGCCGCGTCACGCTCGCCGTCGACTCGGCGATCGCCGACGCGCGGCACGGCGGCGCCGCGACGCTCGTGCGCCAGTCGGCGCGGCTGCCGGACACGCTGCTGCTCAACCGCTCGCCGGAGACGTTCCTCGCGAACTGGAACGCGCAGGCGCTGCTCGACCGGCTCGAGCCGCGCGAGGTGAAGTGCGCGCCGACGATCGAGCGTGGCGAGGCGCTCGCGACGGGATGGACGCTGCCCGGCTGTCCGCGACGGCGCGCCGCGGATCCGACGGCGACGGTGCTCTCGGTGGAGCGCGCCGGCCGGCGCGTCGCGTCGCTCGTGTTCGTCGCCGTGCATCCGACGGTGCTGGACCACGGCGCTCCGCTCTACAGCAGCGACTTCCTCGGCCAGGCCGTGTCGACGATGGAGCGACGCGGCGGCGAGATCGTCGGCGTGTTCAACGGCGCCGAGGGCGACGTCGTGCCGAGCCGCGGCGCGCGCGACATGCGCGAGGTGCGGCGGGTGGCGGACGCGATGACGACGGCGCTCGACGCGGTGCGCGCCGCGCCGCGGGACACGATCGTCGTGGCGTCGATCGACGCGCGGCGCGCGCTGCTCGTGCCGGGCGCCGACTACGGCGGCGCGCTCCGGCTGCCGGCCGACGCGGTCGTCGGCGTGCCGGCGTTAGGCGGGGCGGAGGACGACCGCCAGGTGCTGCACGCGCTCGGCTGGCACGAGGGCGTGATCCGCGTGCCGCGCGAGGGACAGGGGCTGAAGCAGCCGGCGCTCGATGCGGACCTCGTGCCGCTCCGGCTCACCCCGTTGTTCGCGCCGCGGTGGAAGTTCCCGGCCGAGCTCCCGGTGACGCTCGCGCGGCTCGGCACGCTGCGCATCGCCGCGGTGCCGTTGGAGATGAGCACCGCGCTCGGCCTCGCGCTCCGCGACAGCCTCGGTGGCGGGCCGCTCGAGCTGGTGGGCCTCGCGAACGAGTACGCGTCGTACACCGCGACGGCCGACGAGTACGCGCGCCAGGACTACATGGGCGCGTCGACGCTGTGGGGCGCGGGCGAGGGGGGGGCGCTGATCGCCGCGCTGCGGTGCCTAACGGGCGCGCCGATGGTCGACTGCGCGCGGCTCGTGCGTGCCGACCCGACGGTCGTGCCGGCGCGCACGTATCGCCCGGGCAAGAAGCCGGACGCGTCGGCGGGCGCGAATCGCGTCGGCGCGTCGTGGGTGGGCGACTCGCTGCCCGCCCCGGACGACGGCTTCGCCGACGTGCTGCGCGACGTGCGCGGCGCGCCGGCGCGCGCGCTGCCGTACTTCGAGTGGACGGAGACGGTCGCGGTGCGCGACGAGTTCGACGCGGCGGCGGCGCGGCGCGTGGAGATCCTGGAGCAGCGCGGCGACGGCTGGGTGGTGCGCACCACGCCGCGCGGCACCCCCGACGACGACGGCGACGCGGGCGTGCTCACCGTGCTGCGCCAGGGGCGGACCGCGTCGGCGGACGCGGGCGACGCGCACCGCTGGGCGGCGATCTGGCTCGCGCCGGCGCTGGAGGACGCGCTGCCGGCGGGGACCTACAAGTTCCGCGTCACCGTGCAGCACGCGGGCACGACGGTGGTCCACGAGTCGTGCCCGTTCCGGGTGCGGTGGCCCGCCGCGCGGCGCGAGCAGGCGCGCACGAACTGCGCCTAA
- a CDS encoding quinone oxidoreductase family protein: MRAIRVHAPGEAEAMRLEEAADPTPGPGEAVVRLEAIGVNFIDVYRRKGLYPQPLPFTPGSEGAGTVVAVAPDVTTVRVGDRVASESLVGAYAELAAAPAARLVALPHGVDTRTGAAVMLQGLTAHYLATSTYPLQPGDACLVHAGAGGVGLLLCQIASRRGARVIATVSTAEKEALARAAGAHDVIRYTEQDFVAEVKRRTGGAGVPVVYDSVGRTTFDGSLDCLARRGMLVLFGQSSGPVPPVDPQILNRKGSLFLTRPTLAHYTATRDELVARADELLGWVADGSLDVRVGATFPLADAADAHRALEGRATTGKVLLIP; this comes from the coding sequence ATGCGAGCGATTCGGGTGCACGCGCCGGGCGAGGCGGAGGCGATGCGGCTGGAGGAGGCGGCGGATCCCACGCCCGGCCCCGGCGAGGCGGTCGTGCGGTTGGAAGCGATCGGCGTGAACTTCATCGACGTCTACCGCCGCAAGGGGCTCTACCCGCAGCCGCTGCCGTTCACGCCGGGGAGCGAGGGGGCCGGAACCGTCGTCGCCGTGGCGCCCGACGTGACGACGGTGCGCGTCGGCGACCGCGTGGCGTCGGAGTCGCTGGTCGGCGCGTACGCGGAGCTGGCGGCGGCCCCCGCGGCGCGGCTCGTCGCGCTGCCTCACGGCGTCGACACGCGCACGGGTGCCGCGGTGATGCTGCAGGGGCTCACCGCGCACTATCTCGCGACGTCGACGTACCCGCTGCAGCCGGGGGACGCGTGCCTCGTGCACGCGGGCGCGGGCGGCGTCGGATTGTTGCTCTGCCAGATCGCGTCGCGGCGGGGCGCGCGCGTGATCGCGACGGTGTCGACGGCGGAGAAGGAGGCGCTCGCCCGCGCGGCGGGGGCGCACGACGTGATCCGCTACACGGAGCAGGACTTCGTGGCGGAAGTGAAGCGGCGCACCGGCGGCGCGGGCGTGCCGGTGGTGTACGACTCCGTCGGCCGCACGACGTTCGACGGGAGCCTCGACTGCCTGGCGCGGCGCGGGATGCTCGTGCTGTTCGGCCAGTCGAGCGGGCCCGTGCCCCCGGTGGATCCGCAGATCCTGAACCGCAAGGGCTCGCTGTTCCTCACGCGTCCCACGCTCGCCCACTACACCGCGACGCGTGACGAGCTCGTGGCGCGCGCCGACGAGCTGTTAGGCTGGGTGGCCGATGGATCGCTCGACGTGCGCGTGGGCGCGACGTTCCCGCTCGCCGACGCCGCGGACGCGCACCGCGCGCTCGAGGGGCGCGCGACGACGGGCAAGGTGCTGCTCATTCCCTGA
- a CDS encoding cupin domain-containing protein, which yields MDVVNLEAKLATFAEHFQPRTVGEFNGHDLMVAKLQGPFRWHAHDDTDDFFLVLKGRLTIELRDRTVSLGPGELFVVPRGVEHRPVAEEEVHLLLIERTGTPNTGDPATAAPRRVI from the coding sequence ATGGACGTCGTGAACCTCGAGGCGAAGCTGGCCACGTTCGCCGAGCACTTCCAGCCGCGCACGGTGGGCGAGTTCAACGGCCACGACCTGATGGTCGCGAAGCTCCAGGGCCCGTTCCGGTGGCACGCGCACGACGACACCGACGACTTCTTCCTCGTGCTGAAGGGGCGGCTGACGATCGAGCTGCGCGACCGGACCGTGTCGTTAGGCCCCGGCGAGCTGTTCGTCGTGCCGCGCGGCGTGGAGCACCGGCCAGTGGCGGAGGAGGAGGTGCACCTGCTGCTCATCGAGCGCACGGGAACGCCGAACACCGGCGACCCGGCGACGGCGGCGCCGCGG